The Candidatus Manganitrophus noduliformans genome includes a window with the following:
- a CDS encoding ABC transporter substrate-binding protein has product MLRGKAWGFVLILLLSASFSRAEDGVTEKEILLGMSNAQTGPVYELGIAMKEGATVYFNKVNAAGGIQGRKIKLIVYDDRYEFPKVIANTRKFIEEDKVFALFGYIGSGISAAIVPTITRARVPYLFPLTGAEVIRNPVNKYIFNLRASYADEAEVLVDRATRDLKLTKIGVFAQDDAMGEAGRAGLIRALRKRNLPLVGDGKYERNTEDVEAALETLVKANPEAVMLACPYTPCAAFLKKARARGFSPLFLHLGVGTTALIHEAGKAADGLIVTQIVPNPSDSALPIVKEFVSDMKAAGFTPDLVSLESYLGAKVLVEALKKTSTLTREALISTLEKFSMEAGGLEISFTPTDHQGLHQVFLTKIENGKVVTIGNLK; this is encoded by the coding sequence ATGTTGAGAGGCAAGGCATGGGGGTTCGTTCTTATTCTGCTTTTATCTGCGTCTTTCTCCCGGGCGGAAGACGGCGTCACGGAAAAAGAGATCCTCCTCGGCATGTCCAACGCCCAGACCGGACCCGTTTATGAGTTGGGTATCGCGATGAAGGAAGGGGCCACGGTTTACTTCAACAAGGTCAACGCCGCCGGAGGGATCCAGGGCCGCAAGATCAAGCTGATCGTCTACGATGATCGTTACGAATTCCCCAAGGTGATCGCCAACACCCGAAAGTTCATCGAGGAGGACAAGGTCTTCGCCTTATTCGGCTACATCGGCTCCGGAATCTCCGCCGCCATCGTGCCGACCATCACGCGCGCCCGCGTCCCCTATCTCTTCCCGCTCACCGGCGCGGAAGTCATCCGAAATCCGGTCAATAAATATATCTTCAACCTTCGGGCCAGCTACGCGGACGAAGCGGAAGTCTTGGTCGATCGGGCGACCCGGGATCTGAAGCTGACCAAGATCGGCGTCTTTGCCCAGGACGACGCCATGGGGGAAGCAGGCCGCGCCGGATTGATCCGGGCCTTGCGCAAGCGAAATCTGCCGCTGGTCGGGGACGGGAAATATGAACGGAATACCGAAGATGTCGAGGCGGCGTTGGAGACGCTCGTGAAAGCCAACCCCGAGGCGGTGATGCTGGCTTGTCCCTATACGCCTTGCGCTGCTTTTCTCAAAAAGGCCAGGGCGCGTGGATTCTCCCCCCTCTTCTTACACCTGGGGGTCGGTACCACCGCCTTAATCCACGAGGCGGGGAAAGCCGCCGACGGGCTCATCGTCACTCAGATTGTGCCGAATCCGAGCGACAGCGCCCTGCCGATTGTGAAGGAATTCGTCTCGGACATGAAAGCCGCCGGATTCACTCCCGATCTGGTGAGTCTGGAGAGTTATCTCGGCGCCAAGGTGTTGGTGGAGGCCTTAAAGAAGACCTCCACCCTGACCCGGGAGGCGCTGATCTCCACGCTGGAGAAGTTCAGCATGGAGGCGGGAGGGCTGGAGATCTCCTTCACCCCCACCGACCATCAAGGCCTCCACCAGGTCTTTCTGACAAAAATTGAAAACGGCAAAGTGGTGACGATCGGGAACCTAAAATAA
- a CDS encoding carbamoyltransferase family protein, which yields MASTVLGISAYYHDSAAALLRDGEIVAAAQEERFTRRKHDARFPEQAIAYCLKEGGVRLTDLESIVFYDKPLVKFERLLETYLAEAPRGYRSFAAAMPVWLKEKLFLKPQLKKELARLGQCGAPALPPLYFAEHHQAHAASAFYPSPFSRAAVLCMDGVGEWATTSVWLGEGHTLTPQWQIDFPHSLGLLYSAFTYYTGFKVNSGEYKLMGLAPYGEPAYVDLILKQLLDLKEDGTFRLNMDYFHYTTGLTMTNAKFNALFGGPPRAPEEKLTQREMNLARSIQAVTEEVVLRLARTIHRELGVDALCLAGGVALNCVANGRLLREGPMREIWIQPAAGDAGGALGAALAFRHQYQGQPRTATGTDRMAGAYLGPRFSASEIKGYLDSVGAVYEFLDDEPLMGSVAEILAREQVVGWFQGRMEFGPRALGARSIIGDPRSEKMQSVMNLKIKYRESFRPFAPSVLSESVSTFFELDRPSPYMLLTASVREEHRLPMTSEQQRLFGIDKLNVKRSSIPAVTHIDYSARIQTVHKETNPRYHRLLQAFQQRTGCPVLVNTSFNVRGEPIVCTPEDAYRCFMRTEMDYLVLENFLLAKSKQPVWEKEDGWKETFELD from the coding sequence ATGGCGTCAACCGTTTTAGGGATTTCGGCATATTATCACGACAGCGCCGCGGCCTTGCTGCGCGACGGCGAAATCGTCGCCGCCGCCCAGGAGGAACGCTTCACCCGGCGGAAGCACGACGCCCGGTTTCCAGAACAGGCGATTGCCTACTGTTTGAAGGAGGGGGGCGTCCGCCTGACCGATCTTGAATCGATCGTCTTCTACGATAAGCCTCTGGTGAAATTCGAGCGGCTGCTCGAAACCTACCTCGCCGAAGCCCCCCGGGGGTATCGCTCCTTCGCCGCCGCCATGCCGGTCTGGCTGAAGGAAAAGCTCTTCCTGAAACCCCAACTGAAAAAGGAGCTGGCCCGCCTTGGACAATGCGGGGCGCCGGCGCTTCCGCCCCTCTATTTCGCCGAGCACCATCAGGCCCACGCCGCCTCCGCCTTTTATCCCAGCCCCTTTTCCCGCGCCGCGGTCCTCTGCATGGACGGGGTCGGAGAGTGGGCGACGACCTCGGTCTGGCTGGGGGAGGGCCATACGCTGACCCCGCAATGGCAGATCGATTTTCCCCACTCCCTCGGCCTCCTTTATTCGGCCTTTACCTATTACACCGGCTTCAAGGTCAACTCCGGAGAGTATAAATTGATGGGCCTGGCCCCCTACGGCGAGCCGGCGTATGTCGATCTGATCCTGAAGCAGTTGTTGGATCTGAAAGAAGACGGGACCTTCCGTTTGAACATGGACTACTTTCACTACACCACCGGTCTGACGATGACGAACGCCAAGTTCAATGCGCTCTTCGGCGGACCGCCGCGCGCCCCGGAAGAAAAATTAACGCAACGGGAGATGAATCTTGCCCGTTCGATCCAGGCGGTGACGGAAGAGGTCGTCTTGCGTCTGGCGAGAACGATTCATCGCGAGCTGGGGGTCGATGCGCTTTGTCTGGCCGGCGGCGTCGCCCTCAATTGCGTCGCCAACGGACGGCTCCTTCGGGAAGGCCCGATGCGGGAGATCTGGATTCAACCGGCGGCCGGCGACGCCGGCGGCGCGCTCGGCGCGGCCCTCGCCTTCCGGCACCAATATCAGGGGCAGCCTCGGACCGCGACCGGGACCGATCGGATGGCCGGCGCGTATTTGGGGCCCCGGTTCAGCGCTTCCGAGATCAAGGGCTATCTCGACTCCGTCGGCGCCGTTTATGAGTTTCTGGACGATGAGCCGTTGATGGGATCGGTCGCGGAGATTCTCGCTCGGGAACAGGTCGTCGGGTGGTTTCAGGGGCGGATGGAATTCGGACCGCGCGCGCTCGGCGCCCGCTCCATTATCGGCGATCCCCGCAGTGAAAAGATGCAATCGGTCATGAATCTGAAGATCAAATACCGGGAATCGTTCCGGCCGTTCGCCCCCTCGGTTCTCTCTGAATCGGTCTCCACGTTTTTCGAGCTCGATCGTCCGAGTCCGTATATGTTGCTGACCGCATCGGTCCGCGAGGAGCACCGTCTTCCGATGACCTCCGAGCAGCAACGCCTTTTCGGCATCGATAAACTCAACGTCAAGCGCTCTTCGATCCCCGCCGTGACCCACATCGATTATTCCGCCCGGATTCAAACGGTCCACAAAGAGACGAATCCCCGCTATCACCGACTCCTTCAGGCCTTTCAGCAACGGACCGGCTGTCCCGTTCTGGTGAACACCTCCTTCAATGTTCGCGGGGAGCCGATCGTCTGCACGCCGGAAGACGCCTACCGCTGTTTCATGCGGACCGAAATGGATTACCTTGTTTTGGAAAATTTTTTGTTGGCCAAATCGAAACAACCTGTCTGGGAAAAAGAGGATGGCTGGAAAGAGACGTTCGAGCTGGATTGA
- a CDS encoding DUF4091 domain-containing protein, protein MDKGKRFDLPSAGWIVLGSFLMLLWSIQTAEAMVVWTDHATVKIRREISLTAPKTNQTSAVLKAAKNEFEAFQLIVSADSGNLSGVDVTVSDLAGPNGSLIPGSAVMIYKTAFINITTLSTTEGRLGFWPDALIPKRDEYTREVRNAFPFSVTSGRNQPVWIEIYVPQDAAPGLYRGTATVTASNQTPVVVPIELTVWNFILPSTSTVRTAYTIDYHLIPIGHGLGSAYLNYLDLIKTYAKANLLHRITNDYLPGPHIVPGGWDAFTDRFGPLMDGTERFPGGKLPGAKMTSYRMSIWAQETNVAFLRDIAQRAAARGWIDRLFAYTFDEPKPDQPAQWQTIKDRARALHQADPRLRSLVTTSIQGAGDFGITQCGSPRVEPCIDLFTPTIRYLDNKPTGREPGSEVPGGAETIGNQRSKYGPETWWYQACGSHGCGIIGGGQYDPEGYHTGWPAFMIDLPAMFNRVMQWQTFKYNLQGELYFDMVYAYGRRDPWVGQYDFGGNGDGTLYYPGTPAKIGGTTHIPIESIRLKLLREGMEDYEYMNLLAKLGDGDYAERQVDTVANRIYDWSRNPADLYRARENMALQILSHDASGGPTPGTADFKLSYSPASVTMIEGGAASSRVTLSSLFDFNAAIALTCSTSHPSVTCTVSPASVTPPVNGDTIATLNMATQSATPLGAHPVVIRAVSGGLTREGTVALTVTAPTPVGEPFDRADATDLGPNWNEYLTDFGISGNQVLNLDAASQEAQWTTSLGPDQDVAADCKVAAAGSSCGVMARWSNADNFYYARLDAGFGDIALFKKVNGAYTKLGTALRPMGYDTYYRLRLVVEGSTLSVYFAGENTPAIMLNDPSLNTGDYAGIRSYAAAVGATWFDRFHAVSSGNSDTFNRADDTNLGSNWNEYLADFGINGNEVANLDAASQEARWTASLGPNQEVSADCKTAAAGSSCGVMARWVDDGNYYYLRLDPGLGNIVLFKKVDGVYTALGTADRTMAFNTFYRLRLVAEGNTLTAFFAGETAPAITATDTSLVGAFSGIRSYAAAVGATGFDRFNAVSLGGRLGDPFNRANGTALGGGWNEYLLDFEVNGNQLRNSDTAGQEAQWTPAIGADQDVSADCMATAAGNSCGVTARWSDPNHFYYALVDPGLGSVVLFKRVNGVFTRLAMAGRPMSYNTFYQIRLVVQGSSLRVFFNGESTAAIDLSDTGLASGNYAGVRSYASAAAATSFDNFSVGHP, encoded by the coding sequence ATGGATAAAGGAAAACGATTCGACCTGCCTTCGGCAGGCTGGATAGTATTGGGCTCTTTTTTAATGCTGCTCTGGTCGATCCAGACCGCGGAGGCAATGGTCGTCTGGACCGACCATGCCACGGTCAAAATCCGAAGGGAAATCTCATTAACCGCGCCTAAAACGAATCAAACCTCCGCCGTATTAAAAGCGGCCAAGAATGAATTCGAGGCGTTTCAGCTCATCGTCTCGGCCGACTCGGGAAATCTCTCAGGGGTCGATGTGACCGTCAGCGATCTGGCCGGTCCGAACGGAAGCCTCATTCCGGGCAGCGCGGTCATGATCTACAAAACGGCCTTCATCAACATCACCACCCTCTCCACGACGGAAGGAAGGCTCGGATTCTGGCCCGACGCTCTGATCCCGAAGAGAGACGAATACACCCGGGAAGTCCGGAATGCGTTTCCCTTCTCGGTGACCTCCGGCCGGAACCAGCCGGTCTGGATCGAGATCTATGTCCCTCAGGACGCCGCTCCGGGTCTTTACAGAGGAACGGCGACCGTCACCGCGTCCAATCAGACCCCCGTCGTCGTCCCGATCGAATTGACCGTCTGGAACTTTATCCTCCCGTCGACCTCGACCGTGCGGACGGCCTATACGATCGATTATCATCTGATTCCGATCGGGCACGGGCTCGGCAGCGCCTACCTGAATTATCTCGACCTGATTAAAACCTACGCGAAGGCCAACCTCCTCCACCGGATCACCAACGATTACCTCCCGGGCCCCCACATCGTGCCGGGAGGATGGGACGCCTTTACCGATCGATTCGGCCCCCTCATGGACGGCACGGAGCGATTCCCGGGAGGAAAACTCCCCGGGGCGAAAATGACCAGCTACCGGATGTCGATTTGGGCGCAGGAAACCAATGTCGCCTTTTTAAGAGACATCGCGCAGCGCGCCGCGGCGAGAGGATGGATCGACCGTCTCTTTGCCTATACGTTCGACGAGCCGAAGCCGGATCAGCCGGCGCAGTGGCAGACGATTAAAGACCGGGCTAGGGCGCTTCATCAAGCCGATCCAAGGCTCCGCTCCCTGGTGACCACCAGCATCCAGGGGGCGGGCGATTTCGGCATCACCCAATGCGGTTCGCCCCGCGTCGAGCCGTGCATCGACCTCTTCACCCCGACAATCCGGTATCTAGACAACAAACCGACCGGCCGGGAGCCGGGAAGCGAGGTTCCCGGCGGCGCGGAGACGATCGGAAATCAGCGGAGCAAATACGGTCCGGAGACCTGGTGGTATCAGGCCTGCGGCTCGCACGGCTGCGGCATCATCGGCGGGGGACAATACGATCCGGAAGGGTATCACACCGGTTGGCCCGCCTTCATGATCGACCTTCCGGCGATGTTCAACCGGGTCATGCAGTGGCAGACCTTCAAATACAATCTTCAAGGAGAGCTCTACTTCGACATGGTCTACGCCTACGGCCGGAGAGATCCGTGGGTCGGCCAGTACGACTTCGGCGGCAACGGCGACGGCACCCTCTACTATCCGGGGACGCCGGCGAAAATCGGCGGGACGACCCACATTCCGATCGAGTCGATCCGCTTGAAACTCCTCCGGGAGGGGATGGAAGATTACGAATATATGAACCTGCTGGCGAAGCTGGGAGACGGCGACTATGCGGAAAGGCAGGTCGACACTGTCGCGAACCGGATCTATGATTGGAGCCGAAACCCGGCCGATCTCTACCGGGCGCGGGAAAACATGGCGCTGCAGATCCTCTCTCACGATGCGTCGGGAGGGCCGACGCCGGGGACGGCCGATTTTAAGCTGAGCTACTCCCCCGCTTCGGTCACGATGATCGAGGGGGGCGCCGCGTCGTCGCGGGTGACCCTCTCTTCCCTCTTTGACTTTAACGCGGCGATCGCGTTGACCTGTTCCACCTCCCACCCGAGCGTGACCTGCACAGTGAGCCCCGCGTCGGTCACCCCCCCGGTCAATGGAGATACGATCGCAACCTTAAACATGGCCACCCAAAGCGCAACGCCGCTCGGCGCCCACCCCGTCGTCATCCGGGCTGTTTCAGGCGGCCTGACCCGGGAAGGAACCGTCGCGCTCACTGTCACGGCGCCGACCCCGGTCGGCGAGCCGTTCGATCGCGCCGACGCGACCGATCTGGGACCGAATTGGAACGAGTATTTGACCGACTTCGGGATCAGCGGCAATCAGGTGTTGAACCTGGATGCCGCAAGCCAGGAGGCGCAGTGGACCACAAGCCTCGGACCCGATCAGGATGTCGCGGCCGATTGCAAAGTGGCCGCCGCGGGGAGCAGCTGCGGGGTGATGGCGCGATGGTCGAACGCCGACAATTTCTACTATGCGCGGCTCGACGCCGGGTTTGGGGATATCGCTCTCTTCAAGAAGGTCAACGGCGCCTACACGAAGTTGGGAACGGCGCTACGGCCGATGGGCTACGACACTTATTATCGGCTCCGCCTGGTCGTAGAGGGGAGCACCCTCAGCGTCTACTTCGCCGGAGAGAACACGCCGGCGATCATGTTAAACGATCCCTCCCTGAACACGGGAGATTACGCCGGAATCCGCTCCTATGCCGCGGCCGTGGGGGCGACCTGGTTCGACCGTTTCCATGCGGTCTCTTCGGGGAATTCGGACACGTTTAACCGGGCCGACGATACGAACTTGGGAAGCAATTGGAACGAGTATCTGGCCGACTTCGGGATCAACGGCAACGAGGTCGCCAACCTCGACGCCGCCAGTCAGGAAGCCCGCTGGACCGCTTCGCTCGGTCCGAATCAAGAGGTCTCCGCCGACTGTAAAACGGCCGCCGCCGGAAGCTCCTGCGGGGTGATGGCCCGGTGGGTGGACGACGGCAACTATTACTATTTACGGCTCGATCCCGGCCTGGGGAACATCGTCTTGTTCAAGAAGGTCGACGGCGTCTACACGGCGCTGGGGACCGCCGACCGGACGATGGCGTTTAACACCTTCTATCGCCTCCGGCTGGTGGCGGAGGGGAACACCCTCACCGCCTTTTTCGCCGGAGAGACCGCCCCCGCCATCACAGCAACGGACACTTCGCTGGTAGGCGCTTTTTCCGGAATCCGCTCCTACGCCGCCGCGGTCGGGGCGACAGGGTTCGACCGGTTCAACGCCGTTTCCCTCGGCGGACGCCTCGGCGACCCGTTCAACCGGGCAAACGGCACCGCCCTGGGGGGTGGCTGGAACGAATATCTTCTTGATTTCGAAGTCAACGGCAATCAGCTCCGGAACAGCGACACGGCCGGGCAGGAGGCGCAGTGGACCCCCGCGATCGGCGCGGACCAGGATGTCTCCGCCGACTGCATGGCGACGGCCGCCGGAAACTCTTGCGGCGTGACCGCCCGCTGGTCCGACCCGAACCACTTCTATTATGCGCTGGTCGATCCGGGCCTGGGGAGCGTCGTTCTATTTAAAAGGGTGAACGGCGTTTTCACCCGCCTCGCGATGGCCGGCCGGCCGATGAGCTATAATACCTTTTATCAGATTCGGCTGGTTGTGCAAGGGAGCTCGCTGCGGGTCTTCTTCAACGGAGAGAGCACCGCGGCGATCGACCTGAGTGACACCGGATTGGCGAGCGGGAATTATGCCGGGGTCCGCTCTTACGCCTCGGCGGCCGCCGCCACCTCCTTTGATAATTTCAGCGTCGGCCATCCTTAA
- a CDS encoding DUF5989 family protein — protein sequence MIEFLKDLWGFMRERKKFWLAPIILILVLLGTLIVFTQSSAVAPFIYTLF from the coding sequence ATGATCGAATTTTTGAAAGACCTCTGGGGATTTATGAGGGAACGCAAAAAGTTTTGGCTTGCGCCGATTATTCTGATTTTGGTCTTGCTGGGAACGCTGATCGTTTTTACGCAGAGCTCGGCGGTCGCTCCGTTTATCTATACGCTTTTTTGA
- a CDS encoding SxtJ family membrane protein, giving the protein MAGKRRSSWIDQIVKPPPPPTVKELRSFGLLMGCFIAGLFGLLFPWLWNLKFVLWPWVVGSVFVLWASALPATLAPVFQGWMIVGGILGWINTRIILALVFYLLFFPLGRVMRLWGWDPLRRAWKKEGISYRIQSKALDRKQMERPF; this is encoded by the coding sequence ATGGCTGGAAAGAGACGTTCGAGCTGGATTGATCAAATCGTAAAGCCTCCCCCCCCGCCGACGGTCAAGGAGCTGCGCTCGTTCGGCCTCCTTATGGGGTGTTTTATCGCCGGGCTCTTCGGCTTGCTCTTTCCCTGGCTGTGGAATCTGAAATTCGTTCTTTGGCCTTGGGTGGTTGGAAGCGTCTTCGTCCTTTGGGCCTCGGCCCTGCCGGCGACCTTGGCCCCTGTTTTTCAGGGTTGGATGATCGTGGGGGGGATTCTCGGATGGATCAACACCCGGATCATTCTCGCGCTGGTTTTTTATCTCCTCTTCTTTCCGCTCGGACGCGTCATGCGGCTGTGGGGATGGGACCCGCTGCGGCGCGCCTGGAAGAAGGAGGGGATCAGTTACCGGATCCAAAGCAAAGCGCTTGATCGAAAACAGATGGAGAGACCATTCTAA
- the icd gene encoding NADP-dependent isocitrate dehydrogenase, with protein sequence MQRRINVPSKGKKITVNSDHTLNVPDSPIIPFIEGDGIGIDIAPAMRRVVDAAVADAYGDKRKIAWMEVYAGEKAVQIYGGEAWLPDETVAAMRDYVVSIKGPLTTPVSGGIRSLNVALRQRLDLYVCLRPIRWFPGVPSPLKEPHKVDMVLFRENIEDIYAGIEWEAGSPEAEKLIAFLKSEMGVTKIRFPESAAVGIKPVSREGSERLVRRAIRYAVDHRRTSVTLVHKGNIMKFTEGGFKRWGYEVAKREFGGVDINGGPWLKLPNGIVIKDVIADAFLQQILLRPEEYDVIATLNLNGDYISDALAAQVGGIGISPGANLSDEVAIFEATHGTAPDIAGKNIANPSSLILSAEMMLRHIGWTEAADLMIKGIGKALEARCFTHDLARLTPDSKGVTCSEFSDAIIRRMQIKTR encoded by the coding sequence ATGCAGAGACGCATCAACGTCCCAAGCAAAGGCAAAAAAATAACGGTCAATTCGGACCACACCCTAAATGTCCCCGACTCCCCGATCATTCCCTTCATCGAGGGGGACGGCATCGGGATCGACATCGCCCCGGCGATGCGGCGCGTGGTCGATGCGGCGGTGGCCGATGCTTACGGGGACAAACGGAAAATAGCGTGGATGGAAGTGTATGCCGGCGAGAAGGCGGTACAAATCTACGGTGGGGAGGCTTGGCTGCCGGATGAAACGGTGGCGGCGATGCGCGATTATGTCGTGTCGATCAAAGGCCCGTTGACCACCCCGGTTTCCGGAGGGATTCGCTCCCTGAATGTGGCGCTGCGGCAGCGGCTCGATCTCTACGTTTGTCTCCGTCCCATCCGCTGGTTTCCGGGTGTGCCGAGCCCGCTGAAAGAGCCGCACAAAGTCGACATGGTCCTCTTCCGCGAAAACATCGAAGATATTTATGCCGGGATAGAATGGGAAGCCGGTTCGCCCGAAGCCGAGAAGCTGATCGCATTCCTGAAAAGTGAAATGGGGGTGACGAAAATCCGCTTTCCCGAATCGGCCGCCGTCGGCATCAAGCCGGTCTCCAGAGAAGGGAGTGAGCGGTTGGTCCGCCGCGCGATCCGGTACGCCGTCGACCATCGGCGCACATCGGTCACCCTGGTCCACAAAGGGAACATCATGAAGTTCACCGAAGGGGGGTTCAAGCGCTGGGGGTATGAAGTGGCCAAACGAGAATTTGGCGGGGTCGACATCAACGGCGGGCCGTGGCTGAAATTGCCGAATGGGATCGTGATCAAAGATGTGATCGCGGACGCCTTCCTCCAACAGATTTTGTTGCGTCCGGAGGAATACGACGTCATCGCGACGCTGAATCTCAACGGCGATTATATTTCCGACGCGCTGGCCGCGCAGGTCGGCGGCATCGGCATTTCACCGGGGGCCAACCTCTCCGACGAAGTGGCCATTTTTGAAGCGACCCATGGCACCGCCCCCGACATCGCCGGGAAAAACATCGCCAACCCCTCCTCGCTCATTCTTTCGGCGGAGATGATGCTGCGTCACATCGGATGGACCGAGGCGGCCGACCTGATGATAAAAGGGATCGGGAAAGCGCTCGAGGCAAGGTGTTTCACCCACGACCTGGCCCGGCTGACGCCCGATTCGAAGGGGGTGACCTGTTCTGAATTCAGCGATGCGATCATCCGTCGGATGCAAATAAAGACGCGATGA
- a CDS encoding tetratricopeptide repeat protein translates to MDEKDHKERPTETETIPRNALRRPRPFWKNILFTIIIVTAFFGLLELLLALIGVRSVLVTEDPFVGFAEEIPLFVEERQPDGSVLLKTARNKWDWFNRDQAFPKEKSGNSYRIFCMGGSTTYGHPYYDRVSFCGWLRAFLRAADPSRDWEVINAGGISYASYRVAHLMNELTQYHPDLFIVYSGQNEFLEQRSYGGLMEQPPWALRASALLSRTRTWAAIEQALEAVRPDSIKKAKERYQLSGEVNEILTHTLGPTTYRRNDPLKERIIAHFRLNLIRMVQIARESGAEILFVQPAINLKEMSPFKSEHKEGLGEEGLRRWEERYRRGGELQKEGRFDEALAAYREALQIDDRYADLHYRIGQVLFEMKKYDEAEKAFRRAVEEDIVPLRILRSMQQVVEEVAADEGAPLVDFPRLLREAYLRQYDHAVFGKEYFVDHVHTNIEGYRLLGLALLDQMARQKIVTPGPSWGAETIRTVEKEVMSGLNRFADGLALKNLGKLFDWAGKFEEANAVFLRALEALGPDAEIYRRLTTSAMGRGAFDEAIFYLSQAAVLEPDRPEIHHKLARLLAQQGRIEEAIEHYRMELQRFPNNYIVHTDLAVMLARKGENEAARGHFDAALKLSPDFEFAHLNLAILLAKERRYEEALAHNREVLRVNPAQHLAHIYSGVILKNQGKTEAAIQHFSEAVRLKPDDPVAKKNLEEALADRKK, encoded by the coding sequence ATGGATGAGAAAGATCACAAAGAAAGACCGACCGAAACGGAAACCATTCCTCGCAACGCGCTACGCCGCCCCCGCCCGTTCTGGAAAAACATTTTATTCACGATCATCATCGTCACCGCTTTTTTCGGCCTCCTTGAACTCCTCTTGGCCTTGATCGGCGTCCGCTCGGTTCTCGTGACCGAAGATCCCTTCGTCGGATTCGCCGAAGAGATTCCCCTGTTCGTGGAAGAGCGCCAACCGGACGGATCGGTTCTCCTCAAAACGGCCCGGAACAAGTGGGATTGGTTCAATCGAGATCAAGCTTTTCCCAAGGAGAAGTCGGGAAACAGCTATCGGATCTTCTGCATGGGGGGATCGACGACCTACGGTCACCCCTATTATGACCGGGTCTCGTTTTGCGGATGGCTGCGGGCGTTTCTGCGCGCCGCCGACCCGTCGCGCGACTGGGAGGTGATCAACGCCGGAGGGATCAGCTACGCCAGCTACCGCGTGGCCCACCTGATGAACGAGCTGACGCAATATCACCCCGATCTCTTTATCGTCTACTCCGGACAAAATGAATTCCTCGAACAACGCTCCTACGGCGGCCTGATGGAACAGCCTCCCTGGGCGCTTCGGGCAAGCGCCCTGCTCAGCCGAACCCGGACCTGGGCGGCGATAGAACAGGCCCTCGAGGCGGTCCGGCCCGACTCGATCAAAAAGGCAAAAGAGCGCTATCAGCTGAGCGGCGAGGTGAATGAAATTCTCACCCACACCCTCGGCCCGACGACCTATCGTCGCAATGATCCCCTCAAAGAGCGGATCATCGCGCACTTCCGCCTGAACCTGATCCGGATGGTCCAGATTGCCCGGGAGAGCGGCGCGGAGATCCTCTTCGTCCAACCCGCGATCAATCTTAAAGAGATGTCCCCTTTCAAGAGCGAGCACAAGGAGGGGCTCGGCGAAGAGGGGCTCCGTCGGTGGGAGGAACGCTACCGGCGCGGCGGGGAACTTCAGAAGGAAGGCCGCTTCGACGAGGCGTTGGCCGCTTATCGCGAGGCGCTTCAAATCGACGATCGTTACGCCGACCTCCATTACCGGATCGGACAGGTTCTCTTTGAAATGAAAAAATACGACGAGGCGGAAAAAGCCTTCCGGCGCGCCGTCGAGGAGGATATCGTCCCGCTTCGGATCTTGCGATCGATGCAACAGGTCGTCGAGGAGGTGGCCGCGGACGAAGGGGCGCCGCTGGTCGATTTCCCCCGTCTTCTCAGAGAGGCCTATCTGCGCCAATACGACCACGCCGTCTTCGGCAAGGAGTATTTCGTCGATCATGTCCATACCAACATCGAGGGTTACCGTCTCTTGGGTCTGGCGCTGCTCGATCAAATGGCCCGACAGAAAATCGTCACCCCCGGTCCGTCGTGGGGGGCCGAGACGATCCGGACCGTGGAGAAAGAGGTGATGTCGGGCCTCAACCGCTTCGCCGACGGGTTGGCCCTGAAGAATCTTGGGAAATTGTTCGATTGGGCCGGAAAATTTGAGGAGGCCAACGCGGTCTTCTTGCGGGCCTTGGAAGCGCTCGGTCCCGACGCGGAGATCTATCGGCGGCTGACCACCTCTGCGATGGGCCGCGGGGCGTTCGATGAGGCGATCTTTTATCTCAGCCAGGCGGCCGTCCTCGAACCGGACCGGCCAGAGATCCATCACAAATTGGCGAGATTGCTGGCGCAGCAGGGGAGAATCGAGGAAGCGATCGAACATTATCGAATGGAGCTTCAGCGTTTTCCGAACAACTATATCGTCCATACCGATCTGGCGGTCATGCTTGCAAGGAAGGGAGAGAACGAGGCGGCGCGGGGCCATTTTGATGCGGCGCTGAAGCTGTCGCCCGATTTCGAGTTCGCCCATTTAAATCTGGCGATCCTCTTGGCCAAGGAGCGGCGGTACGAGGAGGCTTTGGCCCACAACCGGGAGGTGCTTCGTGTGAACCCCGCCCAGCACCTGGCGCACATTTATTCCGGCGTGATCTTGAAAAACCAGGGGAAGACCGAAGCGGCGATTCAGCACTTCTCCGAAGCGGTGCGGCTGAAACCGGACGACCCGGTCGCAAAGAAAAACCTGGAAGAGGCGCTGGCCGACCGCAAAAAATAA